From Serinicoccus profundi, the proteins below share one genomic window:
- a CDS encoding ABC transporter ATP-binding protein: protein MLTRLLRRHLRPYTGLVVAVLALQLVATLASLVLPSLNADIIDRGIVGTDLPYIWRTGALMLAVSAVQAVAQIAATWAAARTAMGVGRDVRGAVVERVLTFSSRELGEFGAPSLITRSTNDVQQVQQVTFMALVMLVAAPITAIGGVVMAVRQDVGLSPLIAVAVAVLLAGMGFIIARMVPLFRANQTQLDAVNRVMREQITGIRVIRAFTRESEERARFARTNTELTGIGLRLGDLMALMFPFVMLVMNLSSVGVIWFGAQRVSSGAMEVGALTAYISYLIQILMSIMMATMVATMIPRATVSAERIGAVLGTSSTVVPPDHPRSPGPGARGLLELRGATFSYPGAETPVLCDIDLTARPGTTTAIVGATGAGKTTLVRLLPRLADVTGGQVLLDGVDVRELAPDELWSRVGLVPQRPYLFSGTVASNLRFGDPDATDEQLWEALRVAQAEDFVSAFPEGLEHPIGQGGSNVSGGQRQRLCIARALVARPSVYLFDDSFSALDLATDARLRAALRPLTREATVVVVAQRVSTIADADQIVVLDEGRVVGAGRHTDLIESCRTYAEIVRSQEHGEVAA from the coding sequence GTGCTCACCCGGCTCCTGCGCCGCCACCTGCGGCCCTACACCGGGCTGGTCGTGGCGGTGCTGGCGCTCCAGCTGGTGGCCACCCTCGCCAGCCTCGTCCTGCCCAGCCTCAACGCCGACATCATCGACCGGGGGATCGTCGGGACCGACCTGCCCTACATCTGGCGCACGGGCGCCCTCATGCTGGCCGTCAGCGCCGTGCAGGCCGTGGCCCAGATCGCGGCGACGTGGGCGGCGGCACGGACGGCGATGGGTGTGGGGCGGGACGTGCGGGGGGCCGTCGTCGAGAGGGTCCTGACCTTCTCCTCCCGCGAGCTCGGCGAGTTCGGCGCCCCCTCACTCATCACACGCAGCACCAACGACGTCCAGCAGGTCCAGCAGGTGACCTTCATGGCGCTCGTCATGCTCGTCGCGGCGCCGATCACCGCGATCGGCGGGGTCGTCATGGCGGTCCGCCAGGACGTCGGCCTCTCGCCGCTCATCGCCGTCGCCGTGGCCGTGCTCCTGGCCGGCATGGGCTTCATCATCGCCCGGATGGTGCCGCTCTTCCGCGCCAACCAGACCCAGCTGGACGCGGTCAACCGCGTCATGCGCGAGCAGATCACCGGCATCCGGGTGATCCGAGCCTTCACCCGGGAGTCCGAGGAGCGCGCCCGCTTCGCCCGCACCAACACCGAGCTCACCGGCATCGGCCTGCGCCTCGGCGACCTCATGGCCCTGATGTTCCCCTTCGTCATGCTCGTGATGAACCTCTCCAGCGTCGGGGTCATCTGGTTCGGCGCCCAGCGCGTGTCCTCCGGGGCGATGGAGGTCGGCGCGCTCACGGCATACATCAGCTATCTCATCCAGATCCTCATGTCGATCATGATGGCCACGATGGTCGCGACGATGATCCCGCGGGCCACCGTGTCCGCCGAGCGGATCGGCGCCGTCCTCGGGACGAGCAGCACGGTCGTCCCGCCGGACCATCCGCGCTCGCCCGGGCCGGGCGCCCGTGGCCTCCTGGAGCTGCGCGGGGCGACCTTCTCCTACCCCGGCGCCGAGACCCCCGTGCTCTGCGACATCGACCTCACCGCCCGGCCGGGCACGACCACCGCGATCGTCGGGGCGACCGGCGCCGGCAAGACCACCCTCGTCCGGCTGCTGCCCCGCCTCGCCGACGTCACCGGTGGCCAGGTGCTCCTCGACGGGGTGGACGTGCGCGAGCTCGCCCCGGACGAGCTGTGGTCACGGGTCGGGCTCGTGCCGCAGCGCCCCTACCTCTTCTCCGGCACCGTCGCCTCCAACCTGCGCTTCGGCGACCCGGACGCCACCGACGAGCAGCTGTGGGAGGCGCTGCGGGTGGCGCAGGCGGAGGACTTCGTCAGCGCCTTCCCCGAGGGCCTCGAGCACCCGATCGGCCAGGGCGGCAGCAATGTCTCCGGGGGTCAGCGCCAACGGCTGTGCATCGCGCGGGCCCTCGTGGCCCGGCCCTCGGTCTACCTCTTCGACGACTCCTTCTCAGCCCTCGACCTCGCCACCGACGCGCGCCTGCGCGCCGCGCTGCGCCCCCTCACCCGGGAGGCCACCGTCGTCGTCGTCGCCCAGCGCGTGTCCACCATCGCCGACGCCGACCAGATCGTCGTCCTCGACGAGGGCAGGGTGGTCGGCGCCGGGAGGCATACCGACCTGATCGAGAGCTGCCGGACGTATGCCGAGATCGTCCGCTCGCAGGAGCACGGGGAGGTGGCGGCATGA
- a CDS encoding ArsA family ATPase produces the protein MTDLTTLAQEREVLFVGGKGGVGKTAVASALGLRLARGGRRVLVVSTDPAHNLGHLWDRHVGDEVVELAPLLRGLEIDPARTTDEHLRAVRETMHRLMPEHLQGEITTHLELARDAPGTHEAAVLERIAEVIEGRHPDELVIFDTAPSGHTSRLVALPELMQAWTDGLLRRQDRSARFGAALRGLQGGGARDAGERAAADILGSSRGGGAAAPTDRRSRRDAEIRQILDRRQARFADLRAVLQDPARSAFVIVLAAERLPVLESVELHERLTRAGMGVGALVVNKRSPADAGDLLAARRVLEDGYVAQLRDALPDLPVTQVPLLPDEVLGADGLTRLAAYL, from the coding sequence ATGACCGACCTGACCACCCTCGCCCAGGAGCGCGAGGTGCTCTTCGTCGGCGGCAAGGGCGGGGTCGGCAAGACCGCCGTCGCCTCCGCGCTCGGCCTGCGCCTCGCGCGGGGCGGACGCCGGGTGCTCGTCGTCTCGACCGACCCGGCGCACAACCTCGGGCACCTGTGGGACCGGCACGTCGGCGACGAGGTCGTCGAGCTCGCCCCGCTCCTGCGCGGCCTGGAGATCGACCCCGCCCGCACCACCGACGAGCACCTGCGCGCCGTCCGGGAGACGATGCACCGGCTCATGCCCGAGCACCTGCAGGGCGAGATCACCACCCACCTCGAGCTCGCCCGGGACGCCCCCGGCACCCACGAGGCCGCCGTCCTGGAGCGCATCGCCGAGGTCATCGAGGGCCGCCACCCCGACGAGCTGGTCATCTTCGACACCGCGCCCTCGGGCCACACCTCGCGGCTGGTCGCCCTGCCCGAGCTCATGCAGGCCTGGACCGACGGCCTGCTGCGCCGCCAGGACCGCTCGGCCCGCTTCGGCGCCGCCCTGCGCGGGCTGCAGGGAGGCGGTGCGCGCGACGCCGGCGAGCGCGCCGCCGCCGACATCCTCGGCAGCTCCCGGGGCGGCGGGGCGGCCGCACCGACCGACCGGCGCTCGCGCCGCGACGCCGAGATCCGCCAGATCCTGGATCGGCGCCAGGCCCGCTTCGCCGACCTGCGGGCGGTCCTGCAGGACCCCGCGCGCAGCGCCTTCGTCATCGTGCTCGCGGCCGAGCGGCTGCCGGTGCTGGAGAGCGTGGAGCTGCACGAGCGGCTCACCCGCGCGGGGATGGGCGTCGGCGCCCTTGTCGTCAACAAGCGCTCGCCCGCCGATGCCGGAGACCTGCTCGCGGCTCGTCGGGTGCTCGAGGACGGCTACGTCGCCCAGCTCCGCGACGCGCTCCCCGACCTGCCGGTGACCCAGGTCCCGCTGCTGCCCGACGAGGTGCTGGGGGCCGACGGCCTCACCCGGCTCGCGGCATACCTCTGA
- a CDS encoding cell wall-binding repeat-containing protein yields the protein MSSAWPGGRPRRALSAIAALSLTGAVLAPLSAAAEDDAFVAPGSPAPESKIQDNQATGADLVPHSYFVQLAGPSTSAGGSLDSIESQRDRFLADVKASGAEMEVRSEFETLWNGLSVTASEDTLLELASSDAVEAIFPVGVVDAPERPEGTQIDPELFTAISMTGADIVQSELGFDGTGVKVGIIDTGIDYDHPDFGGNGSPESTTFPTEKVAFGYDFVGDDYNADPGAGEGYQPEPFPDADPDDCQGHGTHVAGITGADGEVTGVAPGVTLGAYRVFGCEGSTDADIMLHAMEQTLTDDMDVVNLSIGSAFSAWKEYPTAQATDALAREGVVVVASIGNSGANGLHSVGAPGVGEDTIGVGSVDNTFYDAVVFVDEEGNDVPFSVGTPAPEPPTSGEDTLVAVHEPGTTEAQACGADPFTAEQKALIEGNWVMIQRGTCSFHEKARNGQAAGAAGVMIYNNVPGTINPSVAGDPAIEVPVVMVTQADGSRLAADALATEGHVITWTGEEASVPNPTGGLISSFSSIGTMADTTFKPDLSAPGGQIYATYPLEIQPYATLSGTSMAAPHVAGAAALMLEADPDLGVEEIKLKLMNSSMQLPVNVASLEGLELVHRQGAGMIQIDDSILAEATIEPGLVQLGQQLGGETSTQTVTLTNTSDTEQVYTTEHVPAVATSGTANDWVYAAGANAVVEVAPTVVVPAGASVEVPMTITSPTIEGRMDPIFGGYVSFTTGEGEEADTYSVAYGGHAADLQETEVLADMVDAEGNVILELPALGRVASCELWLGYECVDPAGTYDLAGEDPVFTMEQDDAPQFLIHFEHQARRMEWEVFAANEDGTKGESMGTVAEVDYLARSSTRNGFSAYPWDGMMIDDNGAKVRVPDGDYIMEVVVTKAKAWNDEREAQTETWESPVFGVAFKGSDYGNEDRPTVDRVLGQDRYSTASELAVEEFPDGVDTVYVASGLAFPDALAGGALAGSDEAPVLLTRPDMLPAATRMALQQLGPDSIIVLGGEGAVSGDVATALGEYADVERLAGANRYETAVGVSQAQEADSDIVFLASGKDYPDALAAAAAAGMEDSSVLLTRSDLLPSATAAELERLSPETVYVIGGEGAVSAEVATAAGADAGEVVRLGGTNRYGTAAAVATEFFPTPAPGAFLATGVEFPDALAAAPVAANNNMAVLLTRPDRLPSDTVEAMTALRAQMVHIVGGYGAVNLSVQEALEEVVYP from the coding sequence GTGAGCAGTGCATGGCCCGGGGGACGTCCCCGCCGCGCGCTCTCCGCGATCGCCGCCCTCTCGCTGACGGGTGCCGTGCTGGCACCCCTGTCGGCGGCAGCGGAGGACGATGCGTTCGTCGCGCCGGGGTCCCCGGCGCCGGAGAGCAAGATCCAGGACAACCAGGCCACCGGTGCAGACCTGGTGCCTCATTCCTACTTCGTCCAGCTCGCTGGACCCAGCACGAGCGCCGGCGGTTCGCTGGACTCGATCGAGTCCCAGCGTGACCGCTTCCTCGCGGACGTGAAGGCCTCCGGTGCCGAGATGGAGGTGCGCTCGGAGTTCGAGACCCTCTGGAACGGTCTGTCGGTCACGGCGAGCGAGGACACCCTGCTCGAGCTGGCGTCCTCCGACGCGGTCGAGGCGATCTTTCCGGTCGGGGTCGTCGACGCCCCCGAGCGCCCCGAGGGCACCCAGATCGACCCCGAGCTGTTCACCGCGATCTCGATGACCGGCGCCGACATCGTGCAGAGCGAGCTCGGCTTCGACGGCACCGGCGTCAAGGTCGGCATCATCGACACCGGCATCGACTACGACCACCCCGACTTCGGGGGCAACGGCAGCCCGGAGAGCACCACCTTCCCGACCGAGAAGGTGGCCTTCGGCTACGACTTCGTCGGTGACGACTACAACGCCGACCCCGGTGCGGGCGAGGGCTACCAGCCCGAGCCGTTCCCGGACGCCGACCCCGACGACTGCCAGGGTCACGGCACCCACGTCGCCGGCATCACCGGCGCCGACGGCGAGGTCACCGGTGTCGCCCCCGGCGTGACGCTGGGCGCCTACCGCGTCTTCGGCTGCGAGGGCTCGACCGACGCCGACATCATGCTGCACGCGATGGAGCAGACGCTCACCGACGACATGGACGTCGTCAACCTCTCCATCGGCTCCGCCTTCTCCGCGTGGAAGGAGTACCCGACCGCGCAGGCCACCGACGCGCTCGCCCGCGAGGGCGTCGTCGTCGTCGCCTCCATCGGCAACTCCGGCGCCAACGGCCTGCACTCGGTCGGCGCCCCCGGCGTCGGTGAGGACACCATCGGTGTCGGCTCGGTCGACAACACCTTCTACGACGCCGTCGTCTTCGTCGACGAGGAGGGCAACGACGTGCCCTTCTCGGTCGGCACCCCGGCCCCCGAGCCGCCGACCTCGGGCGAGGACACCCTCGTCGCCGTCCACGAGCCCGGGACGACCGAGGCCCAGGCCTGCGGCGCCGACCCGTTCACCGCGGAGCAGAAGGCGCTCATCGAGGGCAACTGGGTGATGATCCAGCGCGGCACCTGCAGCTTCCACGAGAAGGCCCGCAACGGCCAGGCGGCCGGGGCGGCCGGTGTCATGATCTACAACAACGTTCCGGGGACCATCAACCCCAGCGTCGCCGGTGACCCGGCGATCGAGGTGCCGGTCGTCATGGTCACCCAGGCCGACGGCTCGCGACTGGCCGCCGACGCCCTGGCGACCGAGGGCCACGTCATCACCTGGACCGGTGAGGAGGCGTCGGTCCCCAACCCGACCGGCGGCCTGATCAGCTCGTTCAGCTCGATCGGGACGATGGCCGACACGACCTTCAAGCCGGACCTCTCGGCGCCGGGTGGGCAGATCTACGCCACCTACCCGCTGGAGATCCAGCCCTACGCCACGCTCTCGGGCACCTCGATGGCCGCCCCGCACGTCGCGGGGGCCGCGGCCCTCATGCTCGAGGCCGACCCGGACCTGGGCGTGGAGGAGATCAAGCTCAAGCTGATGAACAGCTCGATGCAGCTGCCCGTGAACGTCGCCTCCCTTGAGGGGCTGGAGCTCGTGCACCGTCAGGGTGCCGGCATGATCCAGATCGACGACTCGATCCTCGCCGAGGCGACGATCGAGCCCGGTCTGGTCCAGCTGGGCCAGCAGCTCGGCGGCGAGACCAGCACCCAGACGGTGACGCTGACCAACACCAGCGACACCGAGCAGGTCTACACCACCGAGCACGTGCCGGCGGTGGCCACCTCCGGCACCGCGAACGACTGGGTCTACGCGGCCGGGGCGAACGCCGTGGTCGAGGTCGCCCCGACGGTCGTCGTCCCGGCCGGCGCCAGCGTCGAGGTGCCGATGACCATCACCTCACCGACGATCGAGGGTCGCATGGACCCGATCTTCGGTGGCTACGTCAGCTTCACCACCGGTGAGGGCGAGGAGGCCGACACCTACTCGGTCGCCTACGGCGGTCACGCGGCCGACCTGCAGGAGACCGAGGTGCTGGCCGACATGGTCGACGCCGAGGGCAACGTCATCCTCGAGCTCCCGGCGCTGGGTCGGGTCGCCAGCTGCGAGCTCTGGCTCGGTTACGAGTGCGTCGACCCTGCCGGGACCTACGACCTGGCCGGTGAGGACCCCGTCTTCACCATGGAGCAGGACGACGCCCCGCAGTTCCTCATCCACTTCGAGCACCAGGCTCGCCGGATGGAGTGGGAGGTCTTCGCGGCCAACGAGGACGGCACCAAGGGTGAGTCCATGGGCACCGTGGCCGAGGTCGACTACCTCGCCCGGTCCTCGACCCGCAACGGCTTCTCGGCCTACCCGTGGGACGGCATGATGATCGACGACAACGGCGCCAAGGTCCGTGTCCCGGACGGCGACTACATCATGGAGGTCGTCGTCACCAAGGCCAAGGCCTGGAACGACGAGCGCGAGGCGCAGACCGAGACCTGGGAGAGCCCCGTCTTCGGGGTCGCCTTCAAGGGCTCGGACTACGGCAACGAGGACCGTCCGACCGTGGACCGCGTCCTCGGTCAGGATCGCTACTCCACCGCCTCCGAGCTGGCCGTCGAGGAGTTCCCCGACGGTGTGGACACGGTCTACGTCGCCAGCGGCCTGGCCTTCCCGGACGCCCTCGCGGGCGGTGCCCTCGCGGGCTCCGACGAGGCCCCGGTCCTGCTGACCCGCCCGGACATGCTCCCGGCGGCGACGCGGATGGCGCTGCAGCAGCTCGGCCCGGACTCCATCATCGTCCTCGGTGGCGAGGGAGCGGTGAGCGGTGACGTCGCCACGGCGCTCGGCGAGTATGCCGACGTCGAGCGGCTCGCCGGTGCCAACCGGTACGAGACGGCCGTGGGTGTCAGCCAGGCACAGGAGGCGGACTCCGACATCGTCTTCCTGGCCAGCGGCAAGGACTACCCGGACGCCCTCGCGGCCGCCGCAGCCGCCGGGATGGAGGACTCCTCGGTCCTCCTGACCCGGTCGGACCTGCTGCCGAGCGCGACGGCTGCCGAGCTGGAGCGCCTGTCGCCCGAGACGGTCTACGTCATCGGTGGCGAGGGTGCGGTCTCGGCCGAGGTGGCCACGGCCGCCGGCGCCGACGCCGGTGAGGTCGTCCGCCTGGGCGGCACCAACAGGTACGGCACCGCCGCAGCGGTGGCCACGGAGTTCTTCCCGACCCCCGCCCCGGGCGCGTTCCTCGCGACCGGTGTGGAGTTCCCGGACGCCCTTGCGGCGGCCCCGGTGGCGGCGAACAACAACATGGCCGTCCTGCTCACCCGGCCGGACCGGCTGCCGAGCGACACGGTCGAGGCGATGACCGCGCTGCGCGCGCAGATGGTCCACATCGTCGGTGGCTACGGCGCCGTCAACCTCTCGGTCCAGGAGGCCCTGGAGGAGGTCGTCTACCCGTGA
- a CDS encoding response regulator transcription factor produces MSTPDTEIQTPLRVVLAEDSVLLRDGIVRLLGATGFEVVDACPDAQTFLTSVREHRPDLVVVDVRMPPTFTAEGLQAALEVRAELPEVAVVVLSQYVEERYATELLAGRPRGVGYLLKDRVADTSDFVTALRTVAAGGTALDPEVISQLMSRARNVDPLERLTPRERDVMRLMAQGRTNSAISRELFIGEGAVEKNVSSIFTKLDLPPTDDDHRRVLAVLQWLEHGADG; encoded by the coding sequence ATGAGCACCCCCGACACCGAGATCCAGACCCCGCTGCGGGTCGTCCTCGCCGAGGACTCGGTCCTCCTGCGCGACGGGATCGTGCGGCTGCTCGGCGCCACCGGTTTCGAGGTCGTCGACGCCTGCCCGGACGCCCAGACCTTCCTCACCTCGGTGCGCGAGCACCGGCCCGACCTCGTCGTCGTCGACGTGCGGATGCCGCCGACCTTCACGGCCGAGGGACTGCAGGCCGCCCTGGAGGTGCGGGCCGAGCTGCCGGAGGTCGCGGTCGTCGTGCTCAGCCAGTACGTCGAGGAGCGTTACGCCACCGAGCTGCTCGCCGGGCGCCCGCGCGGGGTGGGCTACCTCCTCAAGGACCGGGTCGCCGACACGAGCGACTTCGTCACCGCCCTGCGCACCGTCGCCGCCGGGGGGACCGCCCTGGACCCCGAGGTGATCTCCCAGCTCATGTCCCGGGCGCGCAACGTCGACCCGCTGGAGCGCCTCACCCCGCGCGAGCGCGACGTCATGCGACTCATGGCGCAGGGCCGCACCAACAGCGCGATCAGCCGCGAGCTGTTCATCGGCGAGGGGGCGGTGGAGAAGAACGTCTCCTCGATCTTCACCAAGCTCGACCTGCCCCCGACCGACGACGACCACCGTCGCGTGCTCGCCGTCCTCCAGTGGCTCGAGCACGGGGCCGACGGGTGA
- a CDS encoding cory-CC-star protein, which translates to MTTDAPHPRPTARLRAAAGVLRDVFAGPYARTFARAQQDEDDLFMVIVMAEALGVPNPASYYTVELLPVVYDQVHDWHRRMGLDRSPLDHFSCC; encoded by the coding sequence ATGACGACCGACGCGCCGCACCCCCGGCCGACCGCCCGCCTCCGGGCGGCGGCGGGGGTGCTGCGCGACGTCTTCGCCGGCCCGTATGCCCGCACCTTCGCCCGCGCGCAGCAGGACGAGGACGACCTCTTCATGGTCATCGTCATGGCCGAGGCGCTCGGGGTGCCCAACCCGGCGAGCTACTACACCGTCGAGCTGCTGCCCGTCGTCTACGACCAGGTGCACGACTGGCACCGGCGGATGGGGCTGGACCGCAGCCCGCTGGACCACTTCTCGTGCTGCTGA
- a CDS encoding carbon starvation protein A, with the protein MNSLVLALIGVTMILAGYALYSRFLASKIYALDDSRPTPAHELEDGVDYVPTNKYVLWGHHFTSVAGAAPIVGPAIAVIWGWLPAFLWVTIGTVFFAGMHDLGALWASVRNKGQSMGALSGRYIGARGRNLFLVVIFLLLLMVNAAFAVVIAGLLVSTPTAVIPTWGALLVALGVGQAIYRLRWSLPVVSIVGVVALYALIWVGDQVPLALPETVAGLPANAIWIILLFVYAGIASMLPVWVLLQPRDYINGLQLFIALGILYGSVLLARPEIVAPAVNGNVPEGTPGIVPLLFVTIACGAISGFHGMVSSGTSSKQLDKESDARFVGYFGAVGEGLLALGAIIAATAGFQTLAAWEEVYSAFGQGNVGAFVSGGGAIVQSGLGLPESLAATILATTAILFAATTMDTGVRLQRFVVQEIGEIGGVRLGKGVSTLIAVGVALALTFGAGVDGSGGMLIWPLFGTTNQLLAALTLSIVAIMLLRRGRTALPALIPLAFVGVMTLYALFIQLGTFWSEGNWLLLVLDIVILVASLWVMVEALGAMRKAKDYQGDDDAELEQLSASEIAGQSARGDSAPDRRDG; encoded by the coding sequence ATGAACTCGCTCGTCCTCGCCCTCATCGGGGTGACCATGATCCTGGCCGGGTATGCGCTCTACTCGCGCTTCCTCGCCAGCAAGATCTACGCCCTCGACGACTCCCGCCCCACCCCGGCCCACGAGCTCGAGGACGGCGTCGACTACGTCCCGACCAACAAGTACGTCCTGTGGGGCCACCACTTCACCTCGGTCGCCGGAGCCGCGCCCATCGTCGGCCCGGCCATCGCCGTCATCTGGGGCTGGCTGCCGGCCTTCCTCTGGGTGACCATCGGCACGGTCTTCTTCGCCGGGATGCACGACCTCGGGGCGCTGTGGGCCTCGGTCCGCAACAAGGGACAGTCCATGGGGGCGCTGTCCGGCCGCTACATCGGGGCCCGCGGGCGCAACCTCTTCCTCGTCGTGATCTTCCTGCTGCTGCTCATGGTCAACGCCGCCTTCGCGGTCGTCATCGCGGGCCTGCTCGTGAGCACGCCCACCGCCGTCATCCCCACCTGGGGCGCGCTGCTCGTGGCGCTCGGCGTGGGCCAGGCGATCTACCGCCTGCGCTGGAGCCTGCCGGTGGTCTCGATCGTCGGTGTCGTGGCGCTCTACGCCCTCATCTGGGTCGGTGACCAGGTGCCGCTGGCGCTGCCGGAGACGGTCGCCGGGCTGCCGGCCAACGCGATCTGGATCATCCTGCTCTTCGTGTACGCCGGCATCGCCTCGATGCTGCCGGTCTGGGTGCTGCTCCAGCCCCGCGACTACATCAACGGCCTGCAGCTGTTCATCGCCCTGGGCATCCTCTACGGCTCGGTGCTGCTGGCCCGCCCGGAGATCGTCGCGCCCGCCGTCAACGGCAACGTCCCCGAGGGCACGCCCGGGATCGTGCCGCTGCTCTTCGTCACCATCGCCTGCGGCGCCATCTCCGGATTCCACGGCATGGTCAGCTCGGGCACGAGCTCCAAGCAGCTGGACAAGGAGAGCGACGCCCGCTTCGTCGGCTACTTCGGCGCCGTCGGCGAGGGGCTGCTCGCCCTGGGCGCGATCATCGCCGCGACCGCCGGCTTCCAGACGCTCGCCGCGTGGGAAGAGGTCTACTCGGCCTTCGGCCAGGGCAACGTCGGGGCCTTCGTCTCCGGTGGTGGAGCCATCGTCCAGAGCGGTCTGGGGCTCCCCGAGTCGCTGGCGGCCACCATCCTGGCCACCACCGCGATCCTCTTCGCGGCGACCACGATGGACACCGGTGTCCGCCTGCAGCGCTTCGTCGTCCAGGAGATCGGTGAGATCGGCGGGGTGCGGCTCGGCAAGGGCGTCTCGACGCTCATCGCCGTCGGCGTGGCCCTCGCCCTGACCTTCGGCGCCGGCGTCGACGGCTCGGGCGGCATGCTCATCTGGCCGCTCTTCGGCACGACCAACCAGCTGCTCGCCGCTCTGACCCTGTCGATCGTCGCGATCATGCTCCTGCGCCGTGGCCGCACCGCCCTCCCGGCGCTCATCCCGCTCGCCTTCGTCGGCGTCATGACGCTGTATGCCCTCTTCATCCAGCTCGGGACCTTCTGGTCGGAGGGCAACTGGCTGCTGCTCGTCCTCGACATCGTCATCCTCGTCGCGTCGCTGTGGGTGATGGTCGAGGCGCTGGGCGCCATGCGCAAGGCCAAGGACTACCAGGGCGACGACGACGCCGAGCTCGAGCAGCTCTCCGCGTCCGAGATCGCCGGGCAGTCGGCCCGTGGCGACTCCGCACCGGACCGCAGGGACGGCTGA
- a CDS encoding sensor histidine kinase has protein sequence MTSHPMPTQGHRDLDPGRMPRLVGGPRDEVEDDTPDLHRHPGPRTGPGPRGAVARRLLEHWWTVCYLVTSIFTAIAALVLAGVAIGGAFAMLGVGVGVLLLVPAIWGAYGLSVLERHRIAAFLGIEIGERGPSTAPTWRRWLGLDEKRLRALGWVGLHGLWGLIASVLTVALLVQGLILLTLPLWAAFTGGVTVFGALRVESVGGMTLAWLIGVVLVVGMPWIARGLASVDVVLARWLLGEDTQAQLQQMSERVDTLTTTREDTLDSVEAERRRIERDLHDGPQQRLVSVAMTLGLARDALDRDPDSPEAALRVRELLDEAHSSSKEAIIEMRQVARGIVPPILTDRGLDAAVSALAARSPVPVTVTSRLPQGRLDPTTEAIAYFSVSEALTNVAKHSGATRAGVELGTARGLTGDLLAITVTDDGSGGAVVGGGSGLTGLRQRVGAVDGHLHVHSPVGTGTTVAITLPLRPRTTR, from the coding sequence ATGACCAGTCACCCCATGCCGACCCAGGGGCACCGCGACCTCGACCCGGGGCGGATGCCGCGCCTGGTCGGTGGCCCGCGCGACGAGGTCGAGGACGACACCCCCGACCTGCACCGGCACCCCGGACCGCGCACCGGGCCCGGCCCGAGGGGCGCGGTGGCCAGGCGTCTGCTCGAGCACTGGTGGACCGTGTGCTACCTCGTGACCAGCATCTTCACCGCCATCGCGGCCCTGGTGCTGGCGGGCGTCGCGATCGGCGGCGCCTTCGCGATGCTCGGCGTCGGCGTGGGCGTGCTGCTGCTCGTGCCCGCGATCTGGGGCGCCTACGGCCTGTCCGTGCTGGAGCGGCACCGCATCGCGGCCTTCCTCGGCATCGAGATCGGCGAGCGCGGTCCCTCCACCGCACCCACCTGGCGGCGGTGGCTGGGGCTGGACGAGAAGCGGCTGCGGGCCCTCGGCTGGGTTGGCCTGCACGGCCTGTGGGGCCTCATCGCGAGCGTGCTCACCGTGGCGCTGCTCGTCCAGGGGCTGATCCTGCTCACCCTGCCCCTGTGGGCCGCGTTCACCGGCGGGGTGACCGTCTTCGGGGCGCTGCGGGTCGAGTCCGTCGGAGGTATGACGCTCGCCTGGCTGATCGGGGTCGTCCTCGTCGTGGGGATGCCGTGGATCGCGCGTGGTCTGGCGAGCGTGGACGTGGTGCTCGCGCGGTGGTTGCTGGGCGAGGACACCCAGGCGCAGCTGCAGCAGATGAGCGAGCGCGTCGACACGCTCACGACGACGCGGGAGGACACCCTCGACTCGGTGGAGGCCGAGCGGCGCCGCATCGAGCGCGACCTGCACGACGGTCCGCAGCAGCGTCTGGTGTCGGTGGCCATGACCCTGGGTCTGGCCCGCGACGCCCTCGACCGTGACCCCGACAGCCCCGAGGCCGCCCTGCGGGTCCGCGAGCTCCTCGACGAGGCGCACTCCTCCAGCAAGGAGGCGATCATCGAGATGCGGCAGGTCGCCCGCGGCATCGTGCCGCCCATCCTCACCGACCGAGGCCTCGACGCGGCGGTGTCGGCCCTCGCCGCCCGCAGCCCGGTGCCCGTCACGGTGACCAGCCGGCTGCCGCAGGGCCGCCTCGACCCCACGACCGAGGCGATCGCCTACTTCTCCGTCTCCGAGGCCCTCACCAACGTCGCCAAGCACTCCGGGGCCACGCGCGCCGGCGTCGAGCTGGGCACCGCCCGAGGCCTGACCGGTGACCTGCTCGCGATCACCGTCACCGACGACGGCAGCGGCGGGGCGGTCGTCGGCGGCGGCAGCGGCCTCACCGGGCTGCGCCAGCGGGTCGGCGCGGTCGACGGTCATTTGCACGTCCACTCCCCGGTCGGCACGGGCACCACCGTCGCCATCACCCTGCCCCTGCGCCCGAGGACCACCCGATGA